A genomic segment from Nicotiana tabacum cultivar K326 chromosome 7, ASM71507v2, whole genome shotgun sequence encodes:
- the LOC142162130 gene encoding uncharacterized protein LOC142162130: MTKTKPTVDVIPVMSKITENKFMGSNYMDWGKTIHLYLRSIDKENHLVDDPPKDETKSVWLKEDAKLFLQIKNLMHSEVNDLVSHYDYVKDLMDYLDFLYSGKGNLSRMYDVCQAFYHPSMQDRSLTTYFSEFKKVYDELNIILPFSPDVKVQQAQREQLAVMSFLSGLSPEFEGAKSQILSRTAISSLKEAFTRVLRTEKSHPGPTATIDSGALLSRVQKNRSHSNRNRSSDSRDLKQGEVECFYCHELGHTIRYCVKLQNKNKRSQYANIATSETISPSQSSSPPINTIPESGKTTKCLLSSSSKWVIDSGATDHMTGSGTVNPTSSLSLSSVLNLPDFSFNLISDLTTKQIIAKGSESGGLYVLESQVPKSISCSTVLSPFDVHCRLGHPSLSSLKKLYPQFQSISSLDCESCQFAKHHRLPKVSRVNKRVDLPFELVHTDVWGPCPIISKTGFRYLVTFVDDHSRVTCPEEEDDILVYTVTHPVSSPTPLPQSPVSLDRPSEQPPVLHVYTRRQQTSEPDPLPTSASSVDPTSCVSDPSLDLPIAIRKGTRQCTYPISSFVSYDHLSTSSSSFIASLDSTRIPKTVRETLSHPGWHDAMIEEMMALDENGTWELADLPINKKAIGCKWVFAVKFNSDGTVARLKARLVAKGYAQTYGVDYLDNFSPVAKLASVRLFISMAATYDWPLDQLDIKNAFLHGDLQEKSPRAWFGRFSEAVLEYGMKKSNCDHTVFYKKSDDGILLLVVYVDDIVITGSDITGISTLKSFLHTQFQTKDLGQLKYFLGVEVTRSKKGIFLSQRKYTLDLLAETGKLGSKPCSMPMVPNTQLVKEDGELFEDPEKYRRLVGKLNYLTVTRPDIAYSVSIVSQFMSSPTVRHWAALEQILCYLKRSPGRGLVYKNNEHTNIEYFTDADWAGSKADRRSTTGYYVSVGGNLISWKSKKQNIVSRSSAEVEYRAMAQSVCEVVWVHQLLSEVGFQTTLPAKLWCDNQAALHISSNHVMLELEINWETFSQKL; this comes from the exons ATGACTAAAACGAAACCTACCGTTGATGTCATTCCGGTTATGTCCAAAATTACGGAGAATAAGTTCATGGGTTCCAattacatggattggggtaagacGATCCATCTCTATTTGCGGAGCATCGACAAAGAGAACCACTTGGTTGATGATCCACCCAAGGATGAGACTAAATCAGTCTGGTTAAAGGAGGATGCAAAATTGTTTCTCCAAATCAAGAATTTGATGCACAGTGAGGTAAATGATCTAGTTTCTCATTATGATTATGTGAAGGATCTAATGGATTATTTAGATTTTTTGTACTCTGGCAAAGGAAACTTGTCTCGCATGTATGATGTGTGCCAGGCATTTTACCATCCATCCATGCAAGATCGCTCTCTCACCACTTACTTCTCAGAGTTTAAGAAGGTGTATGATGAGCTTAATATTATATTGCCGTTTAGTCCAGATGTGAAGGTACAACAGGCTCAGCGTGAACAACTGGCGGTCATGAGTTTCCTTTCTGGTCTTTCTCCCGAATTTGAAGGGGCCAAATCGCAGATTTTATCTAGGACTGCTATCTCTTCCTTGAAAGAGGCCTTTACAAGAGTGTTGCGTACTGAAAAGTCTCATCCAGGTCCGACAGCCACGATCGATAGTGGTGCTCTGCTTAGCCGCGTCCAAAAGAATAGGAGTCATAGTAATCGCAATCGGAGTAGCGATAGTCGAGACCTAAAGCAAGGGGAAGTTGAATGTTTTTATTGTCATGAGCTCGGTCATACCATACGTTATTGTGTGAAGCTTCAGAATAAGAACAAAAGATCTCAGTATGCCAACATCGCCACTTCCGAGACTATTTCACCATCTCAGTCATCATCTCCTCCTATCAATACTATCCCCGAGTCAGGTAAAACCACTAAGTGTCTCCTCTCTTCGTCATCCAAATGGGTCATTGATTCTGGTGCCACAGATCATATGACAG GGTCTGGCACTGTTAACCCAACATCTTCTCTTTCCCTTAGTTCCGTCTTAAATTTgcctgatttttcttttaatctaATATCT GATCTTACGACGAAGCAGATTATTGCTAAAGGTTCTGAGTCTGGGggtctctatgttcttgaatCACAGGTGCCGAAATCCATTTCTTGTTCAACTGTGTTGTCTCCCTTTGATGTACACTGTCGATTGGGTCATCCATCCTTGTCTAGTTTGAAGAAGTTATATCCTCAGTTTCAGAGTATTTCCTCTTTAGATTGTGAGTCATGTCAGTTTGCTAAACATCATCGCCTTCCTAAAGTTTCTAGAGTCAATAAACGGGTCGACTTACCTTTTGAGTTAGTTCACACCGATGTTTGGGGTCCATGTCCTATTATCTCTAAAACTGGTTTTAGATATTTGGTTACCTTTGTGGATGATCATTCTCGTGTTACTTG TCCTGAGGAAgaagatgatattttggtctaCACTGTCACACATCCAGTTAGTTCTCCAACACCTCTTCCTCAGTCACCCGTTTCCCTCGATCGACCATCCGAGCAGCCACCTGTTCTTCATGTGTATACCAGGCGACAACAAACCTCAGAACCCGATCCTTTACCTACTTCTGCTTCGTCGGTAGATCCAACCTCCTGTGTTTCAGATCCTAGTTTGGATCTTCCTATTGCCATTCGCAAAGGTACACGACAATGTACTTATCCTATTTCTTCTTTTGTGTCTTATGACCATTTGTCTACTTCTTCTAGCTCGTTTATTGCATCATTAGATTCTACTAGGATACCTAAAACTGTTCGTGAAACATTATCCCACCCAGGTTGGCATGATGCAATGATAGAAGAGATGATGGCTTTAGATGAGAATGGTACTTGGGAGTTGGCCGATTTGCCCATTAACAAAAAGGCTATTGGGTGCAAGTGGGTATTTGCTGTTAAGTTTAACTCTGATGGGACAGTAGCTCGCcttaaggcacgccttgttgcaaaAGGGTATGCACAGACCTATGGAGTCGACTATTTGGATAATTTTTCCCCGGTCGCCAAGTTAGCTTCTGTTCGATTATTCATTTCCATGGCAGCTACTTATGATTGGCCTCTGGATCAACTTGATATAAAGAATGCTTTTCTACatggagatcttcaggaaaaa AGTCCCCGTGCTTGGTTTGGCAGATTTAGTGAGGCTGTTCTAGAATATGGGATGAAGAAAAGCAATTGCGATCATACGGTGTTTTATAAAAAGTCTGATGATGGTATTCTTTTATtggtagtatatgttgatgacatcgtTATTACTGGAAGTGATATTACAGGAATTTCAACTCTAAAGTCTTTCCTTCACACTCAATTTCAGACGAAAGATTTAGGGCAACTAAAGTATTTTTTGGGAGTTGAAGTTACACGGAGCAAGAAAGGCATCTTCTTGTCCCAAAGGAAATATACTCTTGACTTGTTAGCTGAAACTGGAAAGTTGGGATCTAAACCATGCAGCATGCCAATGGTTCCTAACACACAACTCGTGAAAGAAGACGGTGAGTTATTCGAAGATCCAGAGAaatataggagattggttgggaaACTGAACTATCTTACAGTAACTCGTCCCGATATCGCATACTCTGTCAGCATTGTGAGTCAGTTTATGTCTTCCCCAACAGTCAGGCATTGGGCGGCTCTGGAGCAGATTCTTTGTTATCTAAAGAGATCTCCAGGACGGGGTCTAGTATATAAGAATAATGAACACACTAACATTGAGTATTTCACAGATGCAGATTGGGCAGGGTCAAAAGCCGATAGGAGATCCACGACAGGATATTACGTTTCTGTTGGTGGAAACTTGATTTCGTGGAAGAGTAAGAAACAAAATATCGTATCTCGATCTAGTGCGGAAGTAGAATACAGAGCTATGGCACAATCTGTGTGTGAGGTTGTATGGGTACATCAACTATTAAGTGAAGTTGGCTTCCAAACTACATTGCCAGCAAAGTTGtggtgtgataatcaagctgctcttcatatctCCTCTAATCAT GTCATGTTAGAACTGGAGATAAATTGGGAGACATTTTCACAAAAGCTTTGA